Below is a window of Ruegeria sp. THAF33 DNA.
TCCGGAAAGCTGCACGAGGCGTTGGCGATCAACGAAGTGTCATTGTTGCGGGCAGGCCCGCAGGCCGCGCGGCTGAAGATCAGCGTTGATGGCCGCGAGCGAATGGATGAACTTGTATGCGATGGAGCGCTGCTGTCCACAGCGGCGGGGTCCACGGCGTATAACTACTCGGCACACGGGCCTATTCTGCCGATTGGTTCGGACGTTCTCGCGTTGACCCCAATCGCCGCATTCCGCCCCCGCCGATGGCGTGGTGCCTTGTTGCCAAAAATCGCAAAGGTACGGTTCGATGTGCTGGATGCGGACAAGCGACCCGTTATCGTTGCCGCTGATTCCGTAGCTTTCCCAGACATTGACTGGGTCGAAATCCGGTCCGAGCCTACGATTTCACATCGCATTCTTTTCGACCCCGGGCACGGTTTGGAAGAACGACTGATTTCCGAGCAATTCACATAAATTTGCGTCTCTGCGAGGATTTTTTGAAACTGTGTGAAGCAGTTCACAGGGAATCTTTTGGCAATTGGCTAATGTGAAACTGCCCGGAGAACACGCCAAGGTGGGAGTGAGTGGCCACCTGAACGGCGTATTCGAATGATTGCGCAGATTTTGCGCTGGCGAGGGTGGGTGGTGCTACGCTCGTCATCAGAAATCCGGGCTTATTTTAGCAGTCGGGCCCCGGGTACAATGTCCCGGGGTCTATTTTTTGCAGCCGCCCAGCAACTCTGACTTTTCCCAAAGCGGCAGGCACATTTGCCCCACGCGTGCCTCGATTGCCGCGGCCGCATCCACCGCCAGATCTTCGCGCCAACGCTGTGCCGCAATCTGAACATTGATCGGCTGGGGGCCCTTAGGCAATTCAGCCAGCCGGGCCGGGACACATGCCGCAGGCAGGCCCAGAAAGTTCATCGCATAGGAATAAACGGCGCACCCCAGAACCTCATGCACTCCATCGGCGCCTTCGGTGTCCCGGTCAGGTTTGAAGAACGGTTGTGGCAGGAAAGGCGACAGCACCAAAGGGTAATCCTGCATAAACAGGGACCATTCCCGCGCATAGTGGCTTCGCTTGGCCAGCATCTGAACCATCTCGGTTTCGACAATAGGCGGGAATTCCTGGAAATAGACCGCAAAGATATTCTGAATGGTTTTCGAACCGGCCGCTTCGATATCTGACTGCATGAGCGTGAGCACTTCGCCCATCAGGGTACGGTAACCGATCCGACCGCATTCAAATACATCAGGCGGTTCAATCTCTTGCACCACATAACCCGCATCGGTCAGCGCATCCCGTGC
It encodes the following:
- a CDS encoding NAD kinase produces the protein MKKRIAFLASEVKVAQTARDALVSKHGNAAPRDADVVVALGGDGFMLHTLHNMQHLDTPVYGMNRGTIGFLMNEYHEDDLMARLEDAEEEVINPLAMRAMDQSGKLHEALAINEVSLLRAGPQAARLKISVDGRERMDELVCDGALLSTAAGSTAYNYSAHGPILPIGSDVLALTPIAAFRPRRWRGALLPKIAKVRFDVLDADKRPVIVAADSVAFPDIDWVEIRSEPTISHRILFDPGHGLEERLISEQFT